The Neovison vison isolate M4711 chromosome 13, ASM_NN_V1, whole genome shotgun sequence genome includes a region encoding these proteins:
- the GPR68 gene encoding ovarian cancer G-protein coupled receptor 1, translating into MGNATAENTSLCSIDHTIHQTLAPVVYVAVLVVGFPANCLSLYFGYLQIKARNELGVYLCNLTVADLFYICSLPFWLQYVLQHDNWSHGDLSCKVCGILLYENIYISVGFLCCISIDRYLAVAHPFRFHQFRTLKAAVAVSVLIWVKELLTSVYFFLHKEVVEDGDRHRVCFEHYPLEPRQRGINHYRFLVGFLFPLCLLLASYRGILRAVRRSHGTQKSRKDQIQRLVLSTVVIFLACFLPYHALLLVRSLWEASCQFARAIFNAYHFSLLLTSFNCVADPVLYCFVSESTHRDLGRLRGACLAFLACAGGGRAREAYPLGAADASGKSDEPELLTRLHSTFQTPNSPGAGGSPAGGLA; encoded by the coding sequence ATGGGGAACGCTACCGCGGAGAACACCTCGCTGTGCAGCATTGACCACACCATCCACCAGACCCTGGCCCCGGTGGTCTACGTGGCGGTGCTGGTGGTGGGCTTCCCGGCCAACTGCCTGTCCCTCTACTTCGGCTACCTGCAGATCAAGGCCCGCAACGAGCTGGGCGTGTACCTGTGCAACCTGACGGTGGCCGACCTCTTCTACATCTGCTCGCTGCCCTTCTGGCTGCAGTACGTGCTACAGCACGACAACTGGTCACACGGGGACCTGTCCTGCAAGGTGTGCGGTATCCTGCTGTACGAGAACATCTACATCAGCGTGGGCTTCCTCTGCTGCATCTCCATCGACCGCTACCTGGCCGTGGCCCACCCCTTCCGCTTCCACCAGTTCCGCACGCTCAAGGCGGCCGTGGCCGTCAGCGTGCTCATCTGGGTCAAGGAGCTGCTGACCAGCGTCTACTTCTTCCTGCACAAGGAGGTGGTGGAGGACGGGGACAGGCACCGCGTCTGCTTCGAGCACTATCCCCTGGAGCCGCGGCAGCGGGGCATCAACCACTACCGCTTCCTGGTGGGCTTCCTCTTcccgctctgcctgctgctggccTCCTACCGGGGCATCCTGCGGGCCGTGCGCCGGAGCCACGGCACCCAGAAGAGCCGCAAGGACCAGATCCAGCGGCTGGTGCTCAGCACCGTGGTCATCTTCCTGGCCTGCTTCCTGCCCTACCACGCGCTGCTGCTCGTGCGCAGCCTCTGGGAGGCCAGCTGCCAGTTCGCCAGGGCCATCTTCAACGCCTACCACTTCTCCCTGCTGCTCACCAGCTTCAACTGCGTGGCCGACCCCGTGCTCTACTGCTTTGTCAGCGAGTCCACGCACAGGGACCTGGGCCGCCTCCGCGGGGCCTGCCTGGCTTTCCTCGCCTGCGCTGGGGGTGGCCGCGCCCGGGAGGCCTACCCGCTGGGCGCCGCAGACGCCTCCGGGAAAAGCGACGAGCCCGAGCTGCTGACCAGGCTCCACTCAACCTTCCAGACCCCGAACTCACCCGGAGCTGGGGGTTCCCCTGCAGGCGGCTTGGCCTAG